From the Apus apus isolate bApuApu2 chromosome 4, bApuApu2.pri.cur, whole genome shotgun sequence genome, one window contains:
- the MTG1 gene encoding mitochondrial ribosome-associated GTPase 1 has translation MALRRRQQRPPGRVTRVAPDVTRGRGAAATAMRGWAGALRAGAAAGPGPGGLRQRFDFGGREAASWFPGHMAKGLRRMRASLRSADCLVEVHDARIPLSGRNPLLREVLGIRPHVLVLNKMDLADPCRQPTVLEHLKQGGCSHVVFTDCRHDSNVKKIVPLVAKLVGDSPRYHRAENSEYNILVIGVPNVGKSSLINSLRRLHLKKGKATAVGGEPGVTKAVLTRIQVSEKPLMYLVDTPGVLSPKLGDVETGMKLALCGAIRDHLVGEDIMADYLLYTLNKRQQFGYVRRYGLAEPRDDIAVVLRSVALAQGWTQRVKVLTGTGDVNVTVPNYPAAACEFLRDFRAGRLGRVTLD, from the exons ATGGCGCTGCGGAGGCGGCAGCAACGCCCGCCGGGGCGGGTCACGCGCGTCGCGCCGGATGTGACGCGCGGCAGAGGCGCCGCCGCCACCGCCATGAGGGGCTGGGCGGGCGCGCTGCGGGCGGGCGCTgccgcggggcccgggcccggcgggcTCCGGCAGCGCTTCGACTTCGGCGGCCGCGAGGCGGCCTCCTGGTTCCCGGGACACATGGCAAAAG GCCTGCGGCGGATGCGGGCCTCCCTGCGCAGCGCCGACTGCCTGGTCGAGGTGCACGACGCTCGG ATCCCGCTGTCAGGCCGGAACCCCCTGCTGCGGGAGGTGCTGGGCATCCGCCCACACGTTCTGGTGTTGAACAAGATGGACCTGGCTGATCCCTGCCGGCAGCCG ACAGTTTTGGAGCACCTGAAGCAGGGAGGATGCTCACATGTTGTCTTCACCGACTGCCGGCACGACAGCAATGTCAAAAAG ATTGTCCCTCTGGTTGCCAAGCTGGTGGGTGACAGCCCACGCTACCACAGGGCTGAG AACTCTGAGTACAACATCCTGGTGATTGGTGTGCCCAACGTGGGCAAGTCCTCGCTCATCAACTCCCTGCGGAGGCTGCATCTCAAAAAGG GGAAAGCCACCGCGGTGGGTGGCGAGCCAGGTGTCACCAAGGCCGTGCTGACCAGAATCCAG GTCTCTGAGAAGCCCCTGATGTACCTGGTGGACACGCCGGGGGTGCTCTCGCCGAAGCTGGGTGATGTGGAGACAGGCATGAAGCTGGCACTGTGTG GAGCTATCCGTGACCACCTGGTGGGGGAGGACATCATGGCTGACTACCTCCTCTACACCCTGAACAAGAGGCAGCAGTTCGG GTACGTGCGGCGCTACGGGCTGGCCGAGCCCCGCGATGACATCGCGGTGGTGCTGAGGAGCGTggccctggcccagggctgGACGCAGCGGGTGAAGGTGCTGACGGGCACGG GGGATGTCAACGTGACCGTGCCCAACTACCCGGCTGCCGCCTGCGAGTTCCTGCGGGATTTCCGAGCGGGACGTCTGGGCAGGGTGACCCTGGACTGA
- the SPRN gene encoding shadow of prion protein, giving the protein MRRGAAAGWALLLLSAALCDTVTGKGGRGGARGAARGAARGASRARVRPALPRYGSAGAALRVAGAAAAGAAAGAALSRVRLPGESEAGGEYRDGNWTSAASARGPPGWAAPWLCPLAALLRP; this is encoded by the coding sequence AtgcggcggggcgcggcggcgggctgggcgctgctgctgctgagcgcCGCGCTCTGCGACACGGTGACCGGCAagggcgggcgcggcggggcccggggcgcggcgcggggggcggcccgCGGCGCCTCCCGTGCCCGGGTGAGGCCGGCGCTGCCCCGCTACGGCTCGGCCGGGGCGGCCCTGCGGGtggccggggcggcggcggccggagcggcggcgggagccgCGCTGAGCCGGGTCCGGTTACCCGGAGAGTCGGAGGCGGGTGGCGAGTACCGGGATGGCAACTGGACCTCCGCCGCCTCGGCCCGCGGCCCGCCGGGCTGGGCCGCGCCCTGGCTCTGCCCGCTGGCCGCCCTGCTCCGCCCCTGA
- the ECHS1 gene encoding enoyl-CoA hydratase, mitochondrial, whose translation MAAALRALLRPAARSRGLLAPPPPPPRGARGCSAGPPFQYLVVEKTGARRNVGLIRLERPQALNALCEGLMAELRRALEAMEGDPQVGAIVITGSQKAFAAGADIKEMQDKTFQECYSSSFLAGWDKVATVRKPIIAAVNGYALGGGCELAMMCDIIYAGEKAQFGQPEILLGTIPGAGGTQRLTRAVGKSLAMEMVLTGDRISAKEAKEAGLVSKVFPVEKLLDAAIACAEKIASNSKLVTAMAKESVNAAFETTLAEGTRTEKRLFYTTFATADRKEGMTAFVEKRKANFTDN comes from the exons ATGGCCGCCGCCTTGCGCGCGCTCCTGCGCCCCGCCGCGCGCTCCCGCGGGCTGCTcgcgccgccccccccgcccccccgcggcGCGCGGGGCTGCAGCGCCG GGCCCCCGTTCCAGTACCTGGTGGTGGAGAAGACCGGGGCGCGGCGGAACGTGGGGCTGATCCGGCTGGAGCGGCCGCAGGCGCTGAACGCGCTGTGCGAGGGGCTGATGGCGGAGCTGCGGCGGGCGCTGGAGGCCATGGAGGGGGACCCGCAGGTGGGGGCCATCGTCATCACCGGCAGCCAGAAAGCCTTCGCAG ccGGGGCGGACATCAAGGAGATGCAGGATAAAACCTTCCAGGAGtgctacagcagcagcttcctggcCGGCTGGGACAAGGTGGCCACCGTCCGCAAACCCATCATCGCCGCCGTCAATGGCTACGCC CTGGGTGGCGGCTGCGAGCTGGCCATGATGTGTGACATCATCTACGCTGGGGAGAAGGCGCAGTTTGGGCAACCTGAGATCCTGTTGGGGACCATCCCAG GCGCTGGAGGGACTCAGAGGTTGACCAGGGCGGTGGGGAAGTCACTGGCGATGGAGATGGTCCTCACCGGGGACCGGATTTCAGCGAAGGAGGCAAAGGAGGCAG GCCTCGTCAGCAAGGTCTTCCCTGTGGAGAAGCTCCTGGACGCAGCCATCGCCTGCGCTGAGAAGATCGCCAGCAACTCCAAGCTGGTGACCGCCATGGCCAAGGAGTCAGTGAACGCTG CCTTTGAGACGACGCTGGCGGAGGGAACCAGGACGGAGAAGCGCCTTTTTTACACCACCTTCGCCACT gCCGACCGCAAGGAGGGGATGACGGCGTTTGTGGAGAAGCGCAAGGCGAACTTCACCGACAACTGA
- the PRAP1 gene encoding proline-rich acidic protein 1, whose amino-acid sequence MERTAAARLCSIAVLLGAALLLPSPGDTQAPGDIGRQDLAKDIALGVRAVEPPEEGGVSNEVEPGIKVFSSSAWAPWSPHQAQAGPEEDRDHLYHPQDEAREADVQGPLMLSLEVQSGPEEDRDYLYHS is encoded by the exons aTGGAGCG cacagcGGCCGCCCGGCTCTGCAGCATCGCAGTCCTGCTGGGCgctgccctcctcctgcccagccccgggGACACCCAG GCTCCCGGTGACATTGGAAGGCAGGACTTGGCCAAGGACAT AGCGCTGGGTGTACGAGCCGTGGAGCCACCTGAGGAGGGTGGGGTGAGCAATGAGGTGGAACCAGGTataaaggtcttctccagcagtgcctgggcTCCATGGAGTCCTCACCAAGCCCAGGCAGGACCAGAGGAGGACCGAGACCACCTCTACCACCCCCAGGACGAGGCCAGGGAGGCTGATGTGCAAGGCCCCCTCATGCTGTCCCTGGAGGTGCAGAGTGGTCCAGAGGAGGACCGTGACTACCTCTACCACAGCTGA